In Colias croceus chromosome 8, ilColCroc2.1, a genomic segment contains:
- the LOC123693778 gene encoding uncharacterized protein LOC123693778, translated as MILLILLACVTTNIAIPLAENKNDTKIEPPVPPSNSTKEILKASETGDPSKVEIVKQIRRLNEDGSYTIGYEANDGTFKIESRDVLGNVKGTFGYIADDGEIKRVTYTSNGESTPIPVTTTPTTPTMVVRMNKTVSSTTRRPLATIVYPTRSSATTRGTVIQPIPRRRPVSSTRPPTVEATTEKIKPLESTTNVLHAYRKEDARPVTQISNPISASVSDDQIPKSTTKPPTTLKPVYEEVTEKAPEIKSNGIRRQLSSTSHNHHMVSLQQSMGDDSTDVYGGHLSHGTIRPLFTTTTARPRLIQINPVLHARQKIQQEYQEIPLQHQETNIEANTGRISYDQHNVVTSNPVPVVHINPRDHPERFYNQPVYRRPATVHFRTDQYLRDNPGAPIPIGNTRPFLQYEYEDKVLEPRILKDNTQKATVHDPATVPYEVRPVRLIPIPVDERGVPIQGYQARFVNPYRQPVQRYDPYEEMHSITAPVSTRDFRRLLHILMLRQNRLQALMDQLMPNPYVPQYRQDEYQRRYDEDRYDYDYRQDYSNQNYENQYESQRYVPRRRYRPYDTVASASNNIEEPEYLPVEVREALLLKMLILAINPDYIPTPAPATELTTAAPRKQVRNIQILGEEGATDNKST; from the coding sequence ATGATCCTCCTCATACTACTCGCATGCGTCACTACAAATATTGCTATACCACTCGCGGAAAACAAAAATGACACTAAGATCGAACCACCTGTGCCACCGTCGAACTCTACAAAAGAAATTCTCAAGGCCAGCGAAACTGGTGACCCGTCTAAAGTTGAGATCGTCAAGCAGATTCGCCGCCTGAATGAAGACGGATCTTACACTATTGGTTACGAAGCGAATGATGGAACGTTTAAGATCGAAAGTCGGGATGTGCTTGGAAACGTTAAAGGTACGTTTGGATATATCGCTGATGATGGTGAAATCAAACGTGTGACATATACATCTAATGGTGAAAGCACACCTATACCTGTGACAACAACTCCTACTACGCCAACGATGGTAGTGAGAATGAATAAAACAGTTTCGTCTACAACTAGGAGACCGCTTGCAACTATTGTGTATCCAACACGGAGTAGTGCTACGACGAGAGGGACTGTTATACAACCGATACCAAGAAGAAGACCTGTATCATCTACAAGACCACCAACTGTTGAAGCAACAACAGAAAAGATAAAACCCCTAGAGTCAACAACAAATGTATTGCACGCATATAGAAAAGAAGATGCAAGGCCCGTGACACAAATATCGAATCCTATTTCAGCTTCAGTTTCAGATGATCAGATACCGAAATCAACAACAAAACCACCTACAACTTTAAAACCAGTGTATGAAGAAGTGACAGAAAAGGCACcagaaataaaatcaaacgGAATACGTCGTCAATTATCGAGCACCAGCCACAACCATCACATGGTGAGTCTGCAGCAATCGATGGGTGATGACTCCACCGACGTGTATGGAGGTCATTTGTCTCATGGAACTATAAGACCATTATTTACAACAACCACAGCCCGTCCTAggttaatacaaataaacccAGTGCTACATGCGAGACAGAAAATACAACAAGAGTATCAAGAGATACCATTACAACATCAAGAAACCAACATCGAAGCAAACACGGGCAGAATATCATACGATCAACACAACGTAGTGACTTCGAATCCAGTACCGGTTGTTCATATTAACCCAAGAGATCATCCTGAAAGGTTCTACAACCAGCCTGTATACCGCAGACCAGCTACTGTACATTTCCGCACTGATCAGTACTTACGTGACAACCCAGGAGCACCAATACCCATCGGCAACACGCGGCCCTTTCTCCAATATGAATACGAGGACAAAGTACTGGAGCCGCGCATTCTAAAGGACAATACCCAGAAAGCAACCGTTCACGATCCCGCGACAGTGCCGTACGAGGTGAGACCAGTGCGACTAATCCCCATTCCAGTAGACGAAAGGGGAGTTCCAATACAAGGGTACCAAGCAAGGTTCGTGAATCCTTATCGTCAGCCCGTCCAACGTTACGATCCATACGAAGAAATGCATTCTATCACAGCTCCAGTTAGCACGCGGGATTTCAGACGCTTGCTCCATATTCTGATGCTTCGGCAGAATCGCCTGCAAGCGTTGATGGATCAGCTCATGCCGAATCCCTATGTGCCACAGTACAGACAAGATGAATACCAACGGCGTTACGATGAGGACAGATACGACTACGACTACAGGCAAGATTATTCTAACCAGAATTACGAGAATCAATACGAGAGTCAACGTTACGTACCTCGACGAAGATATAGACCATACGATACTGTTGCCTCTGCATCTAATAATATAGAGGAGCCAGAATATTTGCCGGTGGAAGTGAGAGAGGCTTTGTTATTGAAAATGTTGATATTAGCGATAAATCCAGACTATATTCCGACACCAGCACCCGCCACTGAGCTTACTACAGCAGCACCAAGGAAACAGGTGAGGAACATTCAAATTCTCGGTGAAGAAGgtgccacagataataaatcaacgtaa